The following are encoded together in the Arenicella xantha genome:
- a CDS encoding AraC family transcriptional regulator, producing MSAPPYLASTYLRVLHADSHLMGVLNTIFGERASSLLSSEYVTLDDIKLVFEMCAAHGLDSWVLRYGDHISVGSHGPLGFAVLSAPNLNVALRVLTDFAITRTSTYRSELRRHDNRLDFISIDQTEDPLVGRWLIETCFSVAQRLIETIMAHPLGNNAVISFAYPKPAYAKQLETFYRVRCEFDAPHNRLSIPASWAQIVSPLSDPDTFKSNLAKCQEIKLKHLGDQDIAESIRLSLDQHFSARANGSCHTSELPDLAQLSNNHHVSKRTLARKLNERQQSYKKLLCEVRQQHAINMLQNTHLTIADIAAVLNYQEPANFIRAFKSWFNMSPTSWRRGQSESK from the coding sequence ATGTCCGCCCCTCCCTATCTGGCTTCAACTTATTTGCGTGTACTCCATGCCGACAGCCACTTAATGGGGGTTCTCAACACCATCTTCGGCGAGCGGGCATCGTCCCTACTGAGTTCTGAATACGTTACATTAGACGATATCAAGTTGGTCTTCGAGATGTGCGCTGCGCATGGTTTGGACTCGTGGGTATTGCGCTATGGCGACCACATCTCGGTTGGAAGCCACGGTCCGTTAGGATTCGCCGTACTCAGCGCACCCAACCTTAACGTTGCCTTGCGCGTCTTGACTGACTTCGCCATTACTCGGACCTCAACCTACCGAAGTGAGCTGAGGCGGCATGATAATCGACTTGACTTCATATCCATTGACCAGACCGAAGATCCCTTAGTTGGCCGATGGCTTATCGAGACCTGCTTTAGCGTAGCACAACGCCTAATTGAAACGATCATGGCACATCCGCTCGGCAACAATGCGGTGATCTCCTTTGCATACCCTAAACCCGCCTATGCGAAACAACTCGAGACGTTTTATCGCGTCCGTTGTGAATTCGATGCTCCGCACAATCGGCTAAGCATCCCAGCCTCCTGGGCGCAAATTGTCTCGCCACTATCAGACCCTGACACGTTTAAGAGTAACCTTGCAAAATGCCAAGAAATCAAACTAAAACATTTAGGCGACCAAGATATAGCCGAGTCCATTCGCTTATCGCTTGATCAGCACTTTAGCGCCAGAGCAAATGGGTCTTGCCATACGTCAGAGCTACCCGATTTAGCACAACTATCAAATAACCACCATGTATCTAAGCGAACCTTGGCACGCAAACTCAATGAACGTCAGCAAAGCTATAAAAAATTATTGTGCGAAGTACGACAACAACACGCGATCAATATGCTGCAGAACACTCACCTTACCATCGCTGATATCGCCGCTGTTCTAAACTACCAAGAACCCGCCAATTTCATTCGAGCGTTCAAATCGTGGTTTAATATGAGCCCAACAAGTTGGCGGCGAGGCCAATCAGAGTCCAAGTAG
- the gap gene encoding type I glyceraldehyde-3-phosphate dehydrogenase, whose amino-acid sequence MYKIAINGFGRIGRNVLRAMYEYQKNDQIKVVAINDLGEAAINAHLLKYDTVHGEFAQDVSVDGDHLVVAGDRIKVLAERDPANLPWAELGVDLVLECTGFFTARDDASAHLTAGASKVLVSAPGKNMDATVVYGVNDDVLTSEHQIVSNASCTTNCLAPIAKALHDAIGIEKGLANTVHSYTNDQRLNDVYHTDLRRARAAAHSMIPSKTGAAAAIGLVVPALAGKLDGLSIRVPTLNVSLLDLTVTLSRDTTVEEVNEILTNAAEASKGGIFRVNTLPLVSSDFNHNPASSIADVTQTRVFGDMVKVLAWYDNEWGFSNRMIDTAARMLELGSGVALSKAS is encoded by the coding sequence ATGTACAAAATCGCTATTAATGGTTTCGGAAGAATTGGACGCAATGTGTTGCGTGCGATGTATGAATACCAAAAAAATGATCAGATAAAGGTTGTTGCGATCAATGATCTCGGTGAAGCGGCGATCAATGCGCATCTACTTAAATATGACACAGTACATGGTGAGTTTGCGCAAGACGTCAGCGTTGACGGTGATCACCTTGTCGTTGCCGGTGATCGTATTAAAGTTCTTGCTGAGCGTGACCCAGCTAACTTGCCATGGGCGGAGCTTGGTGTCGATCTAGTATTGGAGTGCACCGGCTTTTTTACTGCACGCGATGACGCTAGCGCGCATTTAACCGCTGGCGCTAGTAAGGTGCTGGTTTCGGCTCCGGGCAAAAACATGGATGCAACGGTCGTTTACGGCGTAAATGATGACGTTCTAACATCCGAGCACCAAATTGTATCCAATGCGTCATGCACCACTAACTGCCTGGCCCCTATCGCGAAGGCATTGCATGATGCTATTGGCATTGAGAAAGGTTTGGCCAATACGGTTCATTCATATACTAATGATCAACGTTTGAATGACGTGTACCACACCGATTTGCGTCGTGCTCGTGCAGCAGCGCATTCGATGATTCCATCTAAAACTGGCGCCGCTGCGGCGATCGGTTTGGTAGTTCCAGCGTTAGCGGGCAAGCTCGATGGCTTATCAATTCGAGTACCTACGCTGAATGTGAGTTTACTCGACCTTACTGTGACACTTTCGCGTGATACCACAGTAGAAGAGGTCAACGAGATTCTGACAAATGCGGCTGAAGCATCTAAAGGCGGAATCTTCCGAGTTAACACTTTGCCATTGGTTTCAAGTGATTTTAATCACAACCCTGCCTCTAGCATTGCTGACGTAACTCAAACTCGCGTGTTTGGCGACATGGTTAAAGTGCTGGCGTGGTACGACAATGAATGGGGTTTTTCAAACCGCATGATTGATACGGCCGCGCGGATGCTCGAATTAGGTTCGGGTGTCGCTTTGTCAAAAGCGAGTTAG
- the hexR gene encoding transcriptional regulator HexR, with product MQAKASLLQLMNSSTIRLSKSDKKLAAIIQADPAVVIHQSIAVLATAADVSEPTVNRFCHKLGCDGYPDFKLRLAQEISSNGQLFVDNLSRDDDSSMVIKKIMSSIQGSIQSLANTIDPTVLDASAEAIAQCKSVHFFGMGASSSVALDAQHKFFRFGMPVIAHTDYINQRMACSMMDSNDVAVFISYTGRTDAMIINAELAKQCGAVVIGITAQTSVLAAQCQYVLNAVTAEDTDLFTPMTSRIIHLAVIDMLATSVALKLGDRVERNIKAIKKNLAATRTDR from the coding sequence ATGCAAGCAAAAGCATCTCTATTGCAGCTAATGAATAGCAGCACCATTCGGTTAAGCAAATCGGATAAAAAACTCGCCGCCATTATTCAAGCAGACCCTGCAGTGGTTATTCACCAATCGATCGCCGTGCTGGCCACAGCAGCCGATGTTAGCGAACCAACCGTCAACCGCTTTTGCCATAAGCTTGGCTGCGACGGCTACCCTGACTTTAAACTGAGGTTAGCCCAAGAAATATCATCCAACGGCCAACTTTTTGTCGATAATTTGAGTCGTGATGATGATAGCTCAATGGTGATCAAGAAGATCATGAGCTCAATTCAAGGCAGCATTCAATCGTTAGCGAATACCATCGATCCGACTGTTTTAGACGCATCGGCCGAGGCAATTGCTCAATGTAAGAGTGTCCACTTTTTTGGAATGGGCGCGTCCAGTTCAGTGGCCTTAGATGCCCAGCATAAATTCTTTCGCTTCGGTATGCCGGTCATTGCACACACCGACTATATCAATCAACGCATGGCTTGCTCGATGATGGACAGCAATGATGTCGCGGTGTTTATTTCATACACCGGTCGCACCGATGCGATGATCATCAACGCGGAACTAGCCAAACAATGTGGCGCGGTGGTAATTGGCATAACCGCTCAAACTTCGGTATTGGCAGCTCAATGCCAATATGTCCTGAATGCCGTTACCGCTGAAGACACCGACCTGTTTACGCCGATGACCTCGAGAATCATCCATCTCGCGGTCATCGACATGCTGGCAACCAGCGTCGCGCTCAAACTCGGCGACCGAGTAGAACGGAATATCAAAGCAATCAAGAAAAATTTGGCGGCAACACGAACCGATCGTTAA
- a CDS encoding alkane 1-monooxygenase: protein MTVYTIDHPEKGRIEFRDKKRWLWTSAILFTLMPLPIIAAYVWTENPWVLVLPLAVSFGLIPLVDFLMGTDRTNPPEEIVPQLDADPYYRYLLIASVPAHFIAVIAGAWLVGTYTLPLGFFIAFSIVMGMYSGMSINTAHEIGHKNTKLERLLSRITLAVTGYGHFCIEHNLGHHRDVSTPEDPASSRMGESIYRFMLREIPGAAKRGWRAEAARLERRGKRVWSLDNHILQSYALTLVYQGALILLFGPLLIIFFVLHNATAWFQLTSANYIEHYGLLREKKPNGRYERCQPHHSWNANHIFSNLLLFQLERHSDHHANPSRSYQSLRSFENLPELPSGYSGMYALAYWPPLWYRVMDKRLMAIAHINGDLSKVNIDPKNEAKIRARWASAGPTTA, encoded by the coding sequence ATGACCGTTTATACAATTGATCACCCTGAAAAAGGTCGCATTGAGTTTCGTGATAAAAAGCGCTGGTTGTGGACTAGTGCAATTTTGTTCACATTGATGCCATTGCCGATTATTGCGGCTTACGTATGGACTGAGAATCCATGGGTTCTAGTACTACCGTTGGCCGTTTCGTTCGGCCTTATTCCCTTGGTGGACTTTTTGATGGGAACCGACCGCACTAACCCTCCTGAAGAGATTGTGCCGCAATTGGATGCCGATCCTTATTACCGCTATCTGTTGATCGCCTCGGTGCCAGCACATTTCATTGCGGTCATCGCTGGCGCTTGGTTAGTTGGAACGTATACGCTACCGCTTGGGTTCTTTATTGCGTTCTCGATTGTTATGGGTATGTACAGCGGAATGAGCATCAATACCGCACACGAGATCGGACACAAAAACACCAAATTAGAGCGTTTGTTATCTCGAATTACTTTAGCGGTGACAGGCTACGGTCATTTTTGCATCGAACACAATTTGGGGCATCATCGTGACGTGTCTACCCCCGAGGATCCTGCGAGTTCAAGAATGGGTGAATCGATCTATCGATTCATGCTGCGTGAAATCCCTGGTGCGGCTAAGCGTGGTTGGAGAGCCGAAGCCGCGCGTTTAGAACGTCGCGGTAAGCGCGTTTGGAGCTTGGATAATCACATTTTACAGTCGTACGCGTTGACGTTGGTTTATCAAGGCGCTTTGATACTTTTGTTCGGGCCGTTGTTAATCATCTTTTTTGTGTTACACAACGCCACTGCTTGGTTTCAATTAACCAGCGCTAACTATATTGAACATTACGGACTGCTTCGGGAGAAAAAGCCCAACGGTCGTTATGAGAGGTGCCAACCGCATCATTCTTGGAATGCCAATCACATTTTCAGTAATTTACTCTTGTTCCAACTGGAGCGTCATTCCGATCATCATGCGAATCCAAGTCGCAGCTACCAAAGTCTCCGCAGTTTTGAAAACTTACCAGAACTCCCATCTGGCTACTCAGGCATGTATGCATTAGCTTACTGGCCGCCACTTTGGTATCGCGTGATGGATAAACGCTTGATGGCTATTGCGCATATCAATGGCGATTTGAGTAAGGTCAATATCGACCCTAAGAACGAAGCAAAGATACGAGCCCGATGGGCTAGCGCGGGTCCGACGACGGCGTAG
- a CDS encoding tryptophan halogenase family protein, protein MTDKIINNVVIVGGGTAGWISAALLVRMLGKTLNVTLVESDQIGTVGVGEATIPPILTLNQALGIDQADFMAKTNATIKLGIEFENWRKPGHKYMHAFGKLGKDFPFCGFEQLWLRGLKAGYSSDFWDYSLNYQAAKQGKFALLDNIPKTDMQGLVYAFHFDAGLYANYLRELSERAGVTRIEGKVKQVDRHTASGDITSLVLDDGRTVDGDLFIDCSGFRALLIGETLGVEYEDWRHWLPCDSALAVQSEASLPVPPYTQSIAHSAGWRWRIPLTKRTGNGIVFSSQHMHEEEARQYLLDSLDGAAITEPRLLRFTAGRRASQWHKNCVAIGLSSGFLEPLESTSIHLIQTAVIRLLKLFPHAGIKATEVAEYNRQAAEEIEHVRDFIILHYHATEREDSEFWRACRSMDIPDGLRHKIELFRQSGKVYNPTEALFSDVAWQQVMLGQGIVPNDYHPLADAMSEAQLAEYHRNVKSIIKQVVEKLPLHQDFLDVVHRKS, encoded by the coding sequence ATGACAGATAAAATCATTAACAATGTTGTAATTGTGGGCGGTGGAACAGCTGGCTGGATAAGCGCTGCGCTGCTAGTACGCATGCTCGGTAAAACGCTGAATGTTACTCTAGTTGAGTCAGATCAAATTGGCACTGTCGGGGTCGGAGAGGCAACTATTCCGCCGATTCTCACTTTGAATCAAGCGCTAGGTATTGATCAGGCGGATTTTATGGCTAAGACAAATGCCACAATCAAGCTTGGTATAGAGTTTGAAAATTGGCGCAAACCGGGGCATAAATATATGCACGCGTTTGGAAAGCTTGGCAAAGACTTCCCATTTTGTGGTTTTGAGCAGCTTTGGTTGCGGGGTTTGAAGGCTGGCTACAGTAGTGACTTCTGGGACTATTCATTAAATTACCAAGCGGCCAAGCAGGGAAAATTTGCGCTATTGGACAATATTCCCAAGACTGATATGCAAGGCTTGGTTTACGCCTTTCATTTTGATGCCGGCCTCTATGCTAACTATCTGCGAGAATTGAGTGAGCGAGCCGGTGTGACTCGTATAGAGGGCAAGGTTAAGCAAGTTGATCGGCATACCGCGAGTGGCGACATTACCAGCCTAGTGCTTGATGATGGGCGCACTGTAGACGGCGATTTATTCATTGACTGTAGTGGTTTTCGAGCGTTGTTGATCGGTGAGACACTAGGTGTGGAGTACGAGGATTGGCGTCATTGGTTACCGTGTGATTCAGCGCTGGCAGTGCAATCTGAGGCAAGCTTGCCAGTGCCGCCATATACGCAATCTATTGCGCATAGCGCTGGTTGGCGATGGCGTATTCCATTAACCAAGCGCACCGGTAATGGCATTGTGTTCAGTAGCCAACATATGCACGAAGAAGAGGCTCGACAATACCTACTGGATAGTTTGGACGGAGCGGCTATTACTGAGCCGCGACTGCTTAGATTTACCGCCGGTAGGCGCGCGTCACAGTGGCATAAGAACTGTGTCGCCATCGGCTTGTCGTCAGGGTTCTTAGAGCCGTTAGAGTCAACCAGTATCCACCTTATACAGACGGCGGTGATTCGGTTGTTAAAACTATTTCCACACGCTGGGATTAAAGCTACTGAAGTTGCCGAATACAACCGACAAGCCGCTGAAGAGATAGAGCACGTTCGAGATTTTATCATTTTGCACTATCACGCGACCGAGCGGGAGGACAGTGAGTTTTGGCGTGCGTGCCGGAGTATGGATATTCCCGACGGCCTACGACACAAGATCGAGTTGTTTCGCCAATCGGGCAAGGTTTACAACCCGACCGAAGCGTTGTTTTCGGACGTGGCGTGGCAGCAGGTAATGCTGGGGCAGGGGATTGTGCCTAATGACTATCATCCATTGGCGGATGCGATGTCGGAGGCTCAATTAGCGGAGTATCACCGCAATGTAAAGTCGATCATCAAGCAAGTTGTTGAAAAGCTTCCGCTGCATCAAGATTTTCTGGATGTAGTTCATCGCAAATCTTGA
- a CDS encoding phosphotransferase, protein MHDLNIDNLSNYLKQYVDGFELPLEVEKFPGGQSNPTFKLSTPNAQYVLRRKPPGQLLKGAHAVDREFRMLTALQSSAVPVATPIALCEDDAVIGSMFYVMEYLDGRILWDPVLPDSDAQERRAIYTEMNRVLSALHMVNIDAVGLSDFGKHSDYFARQTHTWTKQYRASEMDPIPAVDSLIEWLPANMPADDGLVSIVHGDYRLDNLMFHRSEPQAIAVLDWELSTIGHPYADLAYQCMQYHIPHGKGLPGLRGADLEQLGIPTEQEYIAMYCERTGVTSIPNWNFYLAFSLFRLAAICQGVAKRAQQGNASSNNAANYGELVEPLASIALDLTQ, encoded by the coding sequence ATGCACGATCTAAACATCGACAACCTCTCAAACTATCTGAAGCAATATGTCGATGGTTTTGAACTTCCTTTAGAGGTCGAAAAATTCCCTGGTGGCCAATCCAACCCCACTTTCAAGCTATCGACCCCGAATGCGCAATACGTATTGCGACGCAAACCGCCCGGCCAGTTGCTCAAAGGGGCGCATGCGGTAGACCGCGAGTTCAGAATGCTCACCGCACTACAGTCCAGCGCGGTACCAGTAGCCACGCCTATTGCACTGTGCGAAGACGACGCAGTGATCGGCAGTATGTTTTATGTAATGGAATATCTTGACGGTCGGATTCTATGGGACCCAGTGTTGCCGGATTCTGACGCACAAGAACGACGCGCCATTTACACGGAAATGAACCGCGTGCTGAGTGCCTTGCACATGGTTAACATTGATGCGGTCGGACTAAGCGACTTTGGCAAACATAGCGATTACTTTGCCCGACAAACGCATACCTGGACCAAGCAATACCGAGCCTCAGAAATGGATCCGATCCCAGCGGTAGACTCTTTGATCGAATGGTTACCGGCAAATATGCCTGCAGACGATGGCCTTGTATCGATCGTTCACGGCGATTACCGGCTGGATAATTTAATGTTTCATCGCAGCGAACCACAGGCTATCGCAGTTCTCGACTGGGAACTCTCAACCATTGGGCATCCTTATGCTGATTTAGCATATCAGTGCATGCAGTACCATATTCCGCACGGTAAAGGTCTTCCCGGCTTACGCGGCGCAGACCTTGAGCAGCTCGGCATTCCCACTGAACAAGAATATATCGCCATGTACTGTGAACGCACGGGGGTCACGTCGATCCCTAATTGGAACTTCTACTTGGCTTTCAGCCTATTTCGATTGGCCGCGATTTGCCAAGGTGTAGCAAAGCGAGCTCAACAAGGTAACGCCTCCAGCAACAATGCTGCAAACTACGGCGAACTAGTCGAGCCACTGGCAAGTATTGCTCTTGATCTAACGCAATAA
- a CDS encoding TonB-dependent receptor produces MKVTNRLKTALDKQQASSAGVFYRTTLSACIAAAIAGVSAPQAFAQSDASSDAVDNVLEEVVVTGFRASIRDSIDQKRFSNVVVESISAEDIGKLPDSSIAESIARLPGLAAQRLDGRASSISVRGFNEDFSTTTFNGREQVSIDDNRGVQFDLYPSEIMSAVTVYKTPTASLVNQGIAGTIDLQTVRPLDRTESVAAINISAEQNSLKNLNADGEDTGYRGTFSYIDQFADNTVGVALALSTFESPNNEERWNAWGYPTDDAGNSVLGGAKPFVRSSNLQRDTFMGVVQFQPNEALSITADALYIDFLDEKILRGIEIPGAIWGGGFGTVYTPGTIDNGFVTSGTLSNVMGVVRNDFEQRDATLKNFGVNIEYALSDSLTLEVDASSSQTERTVWSLESYSGTGRGTGVGATDTLGFTMDGQEGVTFTNQLNYADPALIQLGGPLSWGNGNTVPADGQDGFINIPEVDDELSAFRIDLSKDFDQGFLTQVSVGLNYTDRTKEKRDAGFFLTLRDYPNRSGVPSGYEVAPTSLEFLGLGSMLSYDSFGLYNDGFYVETDESLTSNNRLINSWSVTEKITTAFIQADFATELAGMPLTGNLGLQYVDTDQSSRGNAVTSENGFAVATPREAGANYDHTLPSLNMSLELSDNQKLRLGLARTISRSRMDRMNSGFGYNFNSALNAVGLPPFSAEGGNPELRPNEADQFDLSYEWYFSDEGYVAVAYFYKDLKTWQEQTEILEDFSGIIPPGADGVVNNTGGVVKAWVDTTTGSIDGFELTGVLPGNVISEALDGFGVSVSASFLDSSLDSAIDGGPIVVPGLSEEIINATVFYEKNGFSARASVRDRQDFLGERFGISFSREFTTVEGATIWDAQVGYDFGEAGIEALEGLALSFQAQNLTDEPYSTINGDGFVTDFQRYGRTYLINARYKF; encoded by the coding sequence ATGAAAGTGACAAACCGGCTAAAAACAGCATTAGACAAGCAGCAAGCGTCTAGTGCTGGGGTGTTCTACCGAACCACCTTATCTGCGTGCATTGCGGCGGCGATCGCTGGGGTATCTGCACCTCAGGCATTCGCGCAAAGTGATGCGAGCAGTGATGCAGTTGATAATGTGTTGGAAGAGGTGGTTGTGACCGGCTTCCGTGCGAGCATCCGTGATTCGATCGATCAGAAGCGTTTTTCAAACGTCGTGGTTGAGTCTATTAGTGCTGAAGATATCGGTAAATTGCCAGACTCGAGCATTGCCGAATCAATTGCGCGCTTGCCCGGCCTCGCTGCGCAACGACTTGATGGTCGAGCTAGTTCGATCTCCGTGCGTGGTTTTAATGAAGACTTTTCAACTACTACGTTTAACGGTCGTGAACAAGTTTCAATCGACGACAATCGTGGCGTGCAGTTTGACTTATATCCATCCGAAATTATGTCGGCTGTTACGGTTTACAAAACGCCAACAGCATCGTTGGTAAATCAGGGCATAGCCGGAACTATTGACCTACAAACCGTACGTCCGCTTGATCGAACTGAAAGTGTTGCGGCAATAAATATTTCAGCGGAACAGAATAGCCTCAAGAACTTAAATGCTGATGGTGAAGACACAGGCTATCGTGGCACCTTCTCCTATATTGATCAATTCGCCGACAACACCGTTGGTGTAGCATTGGCATTGTCGACATTCGAATCACCTAATAATGAAGAGCGTTGGAACGCTTGGGGTTACCCGACTGATGATGCTGGTAACAGTGTGTTGGGCGGTGCTAAGCCATTTGTTCGGTCATCAAATTTGCAGCGCGACACCTTCATGGGTGTGGTGCAATTTCAACCTAATGAAGCATTGTCGATCACCGCAGATGCGTTGTACATCGATTTCTTAGACGAAAAAATTCTGCGTGGTATCGAAATTCCTGGTGCAATTTGGGGCGGTGGATTCGGCACTGTTTACACGCCGGGCACGATTGATAATGGCTTTGTTACAAGTGGAACGTTGTCGAATGTGATGGGCGTTGTGCGAAATGATTTCGAGCAACGTGACGCTACCTTGAAGAACTTTGGTGTCAACATCGAATATGCTCTGAGTGACTCGCTAACCCTTGAAGTGGATGCCAGTTCATCGCAGACGGAACGAACGGTTTGGAGCCTTGAAAGCTACTCTGGAACCGGTCGAGGAACCGGCGTTGGCGCAACCGATACGCTTGGCTTCACCATGGACGGGCAAGAAGGTGTCACGTTCACCAATCAGTTGAACTACGCGGACCCAGCGTTGATCCAATTGGGCGGCCCACTTAGCTGGGGTAATGGCAATACGGTTCCTGCTGATGGGCAAGATGGTTTTATTAATATTCCCGAAGTAGACGACGAGCTAAGTGCATTTCGTATTGATTTGTCGAAGGACTTTGATCAAGGATTTTTAACTCAAGTTTCGGTTGGCCTTAATTACACAGACCGTACCAAAGAGAAGCGCGATGCTGGCTTCTTTTTGACCTTGCGTGACTACCCAAATCGTTCTGGTGTTCCAAGTGGATATGAAGTTGCTCCAACGTCGCTTGAATTTCTTGGGCTTGGCAGCATGCTGTCCTATGACTCTTTCGGTTTATACAACGACGGCTTTTATGTCGAAACGGATGAGAGTTTAACGTCAAACAATCGCTTGATTAATAGTTGGAGCGTCACCGAGAAGATTACTACGGCATTTATTCAAGCTGACTTTGCGACTGAACTAGCTGGCATGCCGTTGACCGGTAATCTCGGTCTTCAATACGTTGATACTGACCAAAGTTCGCGCGGTAATGCAGTGACAAGTGAGAATGGTTTTGCAGTAGCAACTCCACGTGAAGCGGGGGCGAATTACGACCACACTTTGCCAAGCTTAAACATGTCTCTTGAGCTATCCGACAATCAGAAATTACGTCTAGGTTTGGCGCGTACGATTTCACGCTCACGAATGGATCGAATGAATTCAGGTTTCGGTTATAACTTTAATTCAGCATTGAATGCCGTCGGACTACCTCCGTTCTCGGCTGAAGGCGGAAACCCAGAGTTACGCCCAAATGAGGCCGATCAATTTGACTTGAGCTACGAATGGTATTTCAGCGATGAAGGTTATGTGGCTGTTGCCTATTTCTATAAGGACTTGAAAACGTGGCAAGAGCAGACTGAAATTCTAGAAGATTTCAGTGGCATTATTCCTCCCGGTGCTGACGGCGTAGTTAACAACACGGGCGGTGTGGTTAAAGCTTGGGTTGATACTACAACTGGCAGCATAGATGGTTTTGAGTTGACTGGTGTCTTGCCTGGTAATGTGATTTCTGAAGCGCTAGATGGCTTTGGCGTCAGTGTCAGTGCGTCTTTTCTTGATAGCTCGTTAGACTCAGCCATTGATGGTGGTCCAATCGTGGTGCCAGGCTTGTCTGAGGAAATTATCAACGCCACGGTTTTCTATGAGAAAAATGGTTTCAGTGCGCGTGCTAGTGTTCGAGATCGTCAAGACTTCCTTGGTGAGCGCTTCGGTATTTCGTTTAGCCGAGAGTTCACTACGGTCGAGGGCGCGACGATTTGGGACGCTCAAGTTGGTTACGATTTTGGGGAGGCTGGCATAGAGGCGCTTGAAGGATTGGCGCTCTCGTTCCAGGCTCAAAATTTGACGGATGAACCTTATTCAACCATTAACGGTGATGGGTTTGTCACTGACTTCCAACGCTATGGTCGTACTTACTTGATTAATGCTCGTTATAAGTTTTAA
- a CDS encoding RNA methyltransferase, with product MLKNVRIILVRTFHPGNIGSAARSMKTMGLSDLCLVNPRDFPAQEAEKMAAGATDLLASATIKDSLTEAVADCTVVIASTARPRGYDLPELDPEAAAEMLTSAAQQSPVALIFGPERMGLHNDDIRHAKYRVTIPANPEYSSLNMAAAVQTLSYEIYKRHHTEQSITPETPAKSLPTSAEVEMLFEHTEQVLRKIQFLRPHQGETMQRIRHLVTRAEPDALELNILRGILTAMEKNIK from the coding sequence ATGCTTAAAAACGTAAGAATCATATTGGTAAGAACATTTCACCCGGGCAATATTGGGTCAGCCGCTCGCTCCATGAAAACCATGGGTTTGAGCGATTTATGCCTGGTTAACCCACGGGATTTTCCAGCTCAAGAGGCTGAAAAAATGGCCGCTGGTGCGACCGACTTATTGGCGTCAGCAACGATTAAGGATAGCCTTACCGAAGCCGTCGCTGATTGCACTGTCGTGATTGCCAGCACTGCCCGCCCACGTGGCTATGACTTGCCTGAACTTGACCCTGAAGCCGCCGCTGAGATGCTAACCAGTGCGGCTCAGCAGAGCCCAGTGGCATTAATCTTTGGACCGGAGCGGATGGGTTTACATAATGATGATATCCGTCACGCAAAATACCGGGTCACGATCCCAGCCAACCCCGAATACAGCTCACTAAATATGGCTGCTGCGGTACAAACTCTTAGCTACGAAATATATAAACGTCATCATACCGAGCAGTCAATCACACCGGAGACGCCAGCGAAATCTCTGCCGACTTCGGCTGAAGTAGAGATGCTCTTTGAGCATACTGAACAAGTTTTGCGAAAAATACAGTTCTTACGTCCGCATCAAGGCGAAACCATGCAACGCATTCGCCACCTTGTTACACGAGCGGAACCTGACGCTCTGGAACTGAACATTCTGCGCGGAATCCTAACCGCCATGGAGAAGAATATTAAGTAG
- a CDS encoding CsgG/HfaB family protein gives MKFIKILALLLVTTLFTNAAHADKPTMAVLDFRNNTNAGWWGSSVGRELGGMLTNELASGKKFRMIERQKLASVLGEQDLAASGRVSGGQAAKMGKMVGAQYLVTATVSSFESNVNSTGGGISFKGVSLGGKSKKAYIAVDLRVVDSTTGEIVDTRTVEARSGGLGMSIGLSRGGFGGALANEKKTPAGKAIRAVIAEISGYLECSMVTKGKCLKKYEAKERKRREGLSKGIDLD, from the coding sequence ATGAAATTTATCAAGATACTAGCGTTGCTGCTGGTCACCACCTTGTTCACCAACGCCGCTCACGCCGACAAGCCAACCATGGCCGTATTAGACTTTCGTAATAACACTAACGCCGGCTGGTGGGGCAGCAGTGTTGGCCGAGAGTTAGGCGGCATGCTCACCAACGAACTCGCTAGCGGCAAGAAATTCCGCATGATCGAGCGCCAAAAATTAGCATCTGTATTAGGCGAACAGGACCTTGCTGCTTCGGGACGAGTTAGCGGTGGTCAAGCCGCTAAAATGGGCAAAATGGTTGGCGCACAATACTTAGTTACTGCCACAGTCAGTTCATTTGAGTCCAATGTGAATTCAACAGGTGGCGGCATATCCTTTAAAGGTGTGTCACTCGGCGGAAAAAGTAAAAAAGCATATATTGCGGTGGATCTGCGCGTCGTAGATTCGACCACCGGTGAGATTGTCGACACACGTACCGTTGAGGCGCGCTCTGGCGGTCTTGGCATGAGCATCGGCCTTAGCCGCGGCGGTTTTGGTGGCGCACTGGCCAACGAGAAGAAAACTCCGGCAGGCAAAGCAATTCGAGCTGTAATTGCAGAAATATCTGGATACCTTGAATGCTCAATGGTCACCAAAGGCAAATGCCTTAAAAAATACGAAGCCAAAGAACGCAAGCGTAGAGAAGGTTTGAGCAAAGGAATCGACTTAGATTAG